The region AGGCATCACCACGACGTTGACCCGTCTTAACGATACGCGTATAGCCACCTGGACGACCCACGTACTGTACGGCAACTTCGGTGAAAAGTTTTTTCGCAACCTCTTTATCGGTGATAAACTTAGCAACCACACGACGATTGTGTACACTATCTACACGTGCGCGCGTTACCAACTTTTCCACCACACTACGCAACTCTTTTGCCTTAGCCTGCGTGGTCTCAATTTGACCATGCTTAATCAGCGATGTGGCTAAGTTCTTTAGCAATGCACGGCGATGGCTTGCGTTACGCCCCAAACGATTGAATCCAGTTTTATTATTCATCTCCTACTTCCCCTCACTATCTTGTGTTTTGCCCTGACGCAAGCGCTGTTTAACATTTTTAAAGTCAACCATGCCAAAGCTCAAATCCCACTCTCGAAGCTTATCTTTAATCTCCAAGAGGCTCTTTTTACCAAAGTTGCGCGTCTTAGCAATCTCGTCCTCGCTACGGCTAACCAAATCCTTCAACGTACGGATTTCAGCATTTTTCAAACAGTTACTCGAACGCACCGAGAGCTCTAACTGCTCCACAGGTGTCTCCAAGTACTCGCGTAACAAGAACTCATCCTCATCAATCTCCTCCACTTCGGCGACACTTGATTCGTCAAAGTTGATAAAAATCGAAAGGTGATCTTTCATGATCTTGGCAGCTTCTGCCAACGCATCAGATGGACGAATGATGCCATTTGTTTTGATATCTAAGATGAGTTTATCATAATCAGCACGATGCCCAACCCGATAATCCTCCACCGTAATCGCCACCTTTTGCACAGGGCTAAAGATAGAGTCAACAGCAAGGGCACCGATCACATTGATATCTTGTGCATTCTCCTCGGCAGGAACATACCCACGCCCAAGATTCACCTGAATCTCAAATTCAAGATGCGCCCCTTCTGCCAATGTACAGAGCAGATGATCAGGATTCATCACCTCAATACCCTCAATGGCCAAGTCGCTAGCCATAAAGCTCCCCTCACCCTGCTTAACCACCGCAACCGTAAGTGTTTCGATGTCATCTGGTAACTTGAGCTGGAGTTGCTTCAAATTTTGAATGAAGACAGGTGTATCCTCAATCACATGCGGAATCATCTCAAATTCCGAGGTAATCACATGCGAGCTACCGTCATCCTCGAGGTTGGTGATGCGCACCGCCACCACCGCATAACCTTGAATACTCGATAAGAGCACCCGCCTTAGGCTATTACCAATCGTCTGTCCGTAGCCGGGCTCAAACGGATATGCGATAAACCGACCCGAATCTTGATGATCTTCAAGATGCTCAAAATCAAGCCCTTTAGGTCGCTTAATCCCCTGTAACAGATTTTTTCGTGCCATTATCTTTCCTCTTAGCCTAGATTCTGCGTGCCTTTTGTGGACGACATCCATTGTGTGGAATCGGAGTAACGTCGCTGATACTCTTCACCTTTAACCCAAGAGCACCCAAACTGCGTACCGCAGATTCACGCCCTACACCAGGTCCCTTCACAAAGACATGCACCTCTTGCAAGCCAGCAATATCTTTAGCCTTGGTCGCAGCGTTCTCTACACACGATTGCGCAGCAAAGGGGGTCGATTTTTTGGCACCACGAAAGCCTAATTGCCCCGCAGAACACCAAGAGATGGTTGCACCCTTCATATCCGTGATGGTGATGATCGTATTATTGAAGGTTACTTGTACAAAGACTTTCCCCTCATAAATTGACTTCTTTTCTCGTTTTGCTTTAGCCACTTCTCTTTACCCTACCTTACTTCTTCTTCTTAGCAACTGTCTTCTTCTTACCTTTGCGCGTACGTGCATTGGTACGGGTGCGCTGACCGCGAACCGGTAGACCCTTACGATGACGAAGACCTCGGTAACAACCAATATCCATTAAGCGCTTGATATTCAACGCCACTTCGCTTCTAAGTCGACCTTCCACCTTATACTCATTCTCAATAAGTAAACGTAACTTATTGATATCTTCGGCAGATAGCTCGTTAATTTTAACGCTTCCATCAATGCCACTCTTTTGACAAATCTCTCTTGCGGTCGTTCTGCCAATCCCATAAATATAAGTTAGTGCAATATCGGTGTGCTTATTTGGTAAATCAATACCTGCAATTCTTGCCACTGTTCTCTATCTCCTATCCTTGTTTTTGTTTGTGCTTGGGATTTTCACAGATAATGCGGATCACACCAAAGCGTTTAATGACTTTACATTTATCGCACATAGGCTTAACACTGACTCTAACTTTCATTTTCACCCATCCTATAAATTTCTCGATTGAATGCGACCCTTAACCGTCAACCCGTCATGCCGATGCATCCGTAAATGACTCTCAATCTGGTTCATTAAGTCAAGATCTACTCCAACCAAAATTAACAAACTCGTTCCACCCATCAGATGCGCCACGGAATCTGGAAGACCCATCCAATTATTCAACAAAGTAGGCAACAATGCGATGACTACTAAGAAGAGTGCTCCTGGTACTATAATATAATTTAACACATCTTTCAAGTACCTCTCCATCTGTTCGCTACGAACACCAGGAATAGAACCACCATGCTCACGAATTTGTCGTGCTACTTCTATTGGATTCAACGAAACCTGTGTATAAAAGTAAGCAAAAAACATGATAAAAATTGCGTACAAGGTGTTGTAGAGGGGACCATTAATACGCAACGCATTTAACGCCGATGCCATCGTATCATTACCGATAGCCAAAGGCTGTAAAATTTGAATAAAAAATGTCAAAATACTCGAAGCAAAGATGATCGGAATAACGCCAGAGGGATTAAGCTTAAACGGAATGTAGGTGTTTTGTGCCTGCACCATCTGTCGACCCACAATACGCTTTGCATAATTTACCGGAATACGACGCTCACCCTGTTGCTCAAAGATAACAAAAACAATGATTCCTACAAACATCAGCATCGATACCAACGCCGCAATCACATTAATGTTTCCACTTCGCACACCACTAATAAGCTCCCAAACCGCACCTGGCATCTGTGCAACAATTCCCACAAAAATAATCAGCGAGATACCATTACCCACACCCTTTTGTGTAATTTGTTCACCCAACCAGACCAAAAACATCGTTCCCGCCGTAATCGAGACCATCGCAATGACAAAAAATCCCGCACTAGACAACTGGGGAACAATCGCCCCTTCAATCGCAAAAGCACCCTGTGCCGTAACCGCACCCTGCACAAAGCTAACTAAAATCGTCAACCAACGTGTATACTTCTGAAACTTACGTTTACCACCATCTTCTTCCACCGCTCGCTTGAACGTAGGAAAGACCAACAGGGCTATCTGCAGAATAATTTGTGCCGAAATATAGGGCATAATACCCAGCATTAAGACCGAAAAATTACTAAAGGCTCCACCCGAAAAGAAATCCAAAAAGTCAGAGAAGCCCATCCCACCGCCTGAGGCTGCCGCACGCGACGCCGCAATACGCTCCTGAATGACCGCAACATTGATTCCCGGTATAGGAATCACCGTTCCTATGCGAAAAATCAATAGTAAAATCAACGTGTATAAAATGCGCGACCGTAACTCTCGCACCTTAAATATATCTACAATCGAACTCTTTGCCATCGCCATTTACACCTTTCCCATCTAAGCTACCATCTGAAACACTTTTGCCATAAGGCAAAGTTCTAAAGAACCTTGCCCCCAGCTTTCTCTATCTTACTCTTTGCTTGTTCAGAAATCTTGACTGTAGAAAAGGTTAGACTCTTGCTAAGTTCACCCTTAGCCAAAATCTTTACCAACTCTTCACTCTTCTTAATCAGCCTCTTAGCGCGCAAAGTCTCCAAGGTAACCTCTTCGCCAGATTCGTACGCCTTTTCAATAAGAAAAAGATTAACGCCAATATACTTGGTAGCAAAGCGACTATTTGTAAACCCACGCGTTGCCAAGCGACGATAAAGAGGTACCTGTCCGCCCTCAAAGCCAATATAAGGTCCACCCGATCCACCAGAACGAGCCTTTTGTCCCTTGTGTCCCTTTCCCGATGTGGTTCCCAAACCAGAACCCTGCCCACGCCCAAGGCGTTTTCGCGAATGAACCGCTCCGCGTGGTGGTACAATCTGCATCGACATCTTAAATCTCCTCAACCTGCACGAGGTGCGCAACCTTGGCAACCATGCCCTTAACCGCATCGTTAGCCGGTAGCTCTACCACACTATGCATCTTTCGTAGGCCTAACGCCTTCACCGTCGCACGCTGTTTAGGCAGACGACCCAAGGGGCTTCGAACCAATTTAATTGATAACTTCTTTTCCATCTTTTATCCCCAGAAATCTTTAATCGATTTACCGCGAGCTGCGCTGACCTTGCGAATATCCATCGTATCGTCAAATGCAGCAAAAACCGCCTTAACAATATTAATCGAATTCTTAGAACCCAATCGCTTACTCAAGACATCATGCACACCAGCAGCTTCCATCACCATACGTACCGATCCACCGGCAATAATTCCCGTACCAGGGGCAGCAGGCTTCATAATCACATTGGAGCTCTTAAAGCGACCAATCACCTCATGAGGGATCGTGTTGTTACGCATAGGAATAACGCGTAAGTTGCGCTTGGCATGCTCTACCGACTTGCGAATCGCTTCAGAGACATCATTCGCCTTACCAAAGCCATAACCAACGCGACCCTTACCATCACCCACCACAACCAAAGCCGAGAAGGAGAAACGACGTCCTCCCTTAACAACCTTAGCTACGCGATTGAGGGTAACAACTTTTTCACTGAACTCTTTCTCTTCTCGTTCTCTCTTATCATTACGCATAGACATCTAAAACTCCAAGCCCGCTTTTCTTATGGCATCGGCCAACGCCTTTACCACGCCATGATACTTGTATCCATTACGATCAAATACCACCTTGCTAATTCCCTTACTCTTTAGACGCTCACCCATCACTGCACCAAGCTTCTCGCCCCCAGCAATATTAGGCTTTGCATCCTTCAACTCTTTCTCTAGGGTTGAAGCAGCTACCAAGGTATGCCCAGCTACGTCATCAATCGCCTGCACATAAAGACGCATGTTGCTCTTGTAGACACAGACTCTAGGACGCTCCACACTACCTACCACTCGCTTACGAATGTGTACCTTTCGACCCTCTCTGGCCTTTATCTTTCTCTCTACCTTATTCATACTCTTACTATCCTACTTGACACCAGTTTTGCCGACTTTACGCTTGACAATCTCATCAGAGTAACGAATACCCTTATCCGAGTACGTTCCAGGCTTACGGATACCGCGAATTTCAGCAGCCACTTGTCCAACCGCTGCCTTATCAATGCCACTAACATTAAGCTTGGTAGGCATCTCTGCAACCACACTCACGCCCTCAGGGACAACATACTCAATCTGTGTAGAGTAACCAAGGTTCAAAAAGACACTCGTGCCTTTGACTTCCGCACGATATCCCGTACCCGAAATAATCAGCGTCTTGACAAACCCATCAGAAACTCCCTTAACCATATTCGCCAATAGCGCACGATACAACCCATGCATCGCAGAAGAATCCTTACCCGACTTCACCTTCACCACCTCTACCTTATCGGCAGAAATGTTAAAAGAAACATCATCTCTAAACGTCTGGGTCAACTCACCCTTAGCACCCTTTACCCGCAGAGTATTACCCTCAACACTAACGGTAACTCCCTTAGGCAGTGGTATCTCTTTCTTTCCAACTCGTGACATATTCTCTACCACACCTTACATAAAAGTTCACCGCCAACTTGCGCATCGACAGCTTTTTTACCGGTAATCACACCCTTACTGGTGGACACAATCAATGAGCCAAACCCATTAAAGACACGAGGCATCTTCTCGTATCCCGAGTAAATGCGACGACCAGGGGTAGAGATCGACTCTACACCACGAATCACAGGCTGTTGTTTATCATCATACTTCAAAAAGACACGGATCACATTCTTCTCGTCCACCGTAATCTTCTTGAAATTCTTGATGTATCCCTCATTCTTCAAAATTTTCACAACTTCTAACTTTAGGCGTGAAAGAGAAATATCTACCTTCTCGTGTCGCACTCGGCTAGCATTGCGTATTTTTGTTAGCATATCCGCTAAAGGATCAGAAACACTCATCCAACTTATCTCCTACCAACTAGATTTTGTAACACCAGGAATCATTCCCGAACTTGCAAGCTCACGGAAGCAAATACGACACATGTCAAACTTGCGCATGTAGCCTCTAGGGCGACCGCAAACATTACAGCGATTATAAGCACGTGTGCTAAATTTAGGCTCTCGCTGAGACTTTATAATCAAAGACTTCTTTGCCATCTTATCCTCTCCCCTCTCTACTTCGCAAAAGGCATACCAAAGCCACTCAAAAGAGAGCGCGCCTCGCTGTCGCTTTGTGCACTGGTGATTACGGCAATGTTCATCCCCGTAACTGCTTCGATCTCATCAAAATTGATTTCAGGAAAGATAATCTGTTCCTTGATACCCAAGCTATAATTACCACGACCATCAAAGGCCTTAGCACTCACCCCACGAAAGTCCTTAACACGTGGCAAAGCAATATTCACCAAGCGATCAAGAAATTCGTACATATGATATCCGCGCAAGGTAACCTTAGCACCAATCTCCATGCCTTCACGTAACTTAAAGTTCGCAATCGACTTTCGTGCCTTAGTTTTTACCGCTTTTTGCCCCGTAATCTGGGTAATCTCTTTAACGGCAACATCAAGCAATTTCTTATTCCCAATTGCGCCACCCACACCCATCGAGATAACAATCTTCTCGATCTTAGGCACTTGCATCACATTCTTATAGGACAACTCTTTCATAAGATCGGGCAAGATCTTCTCTTGATACATGGTTTTTAATCGAGGTACATACTTACCATCACTCTTTTTCGCCATATTAGATTGCCTCTCCACACTTCTTGCAGACGCGAGTCTTCTTCTCGCCCTCTACCTTGATACCCACGCGTACACCACGTGCACACTTGCCACACTTCAAAAGCACGTTGGAAATAGCAATTGGTGCTTCAACCTCAATGATCGAACCCTGCTCTCCCTCTTGACGAGACTTCTGGGTCTTCTTCATAATCCCCACGCCCTCAACCACCACACGCATTTTGGTGCGATCGATCTTCAGGATTTTTCCGCTTTTGTTCTTATCTTTTCCGGCAATTACCTCAACAGTATCGCCTTTACGCAATTTGATTTTACTCATCTTTTATCCTCAACTAATGCCTATACTACCTCAGGGGCTAACGAGATAATCTTCATGAAGTTGGCATCTTCGCGCAACTCTCTGGCAACCGGGCCAAAGATGCGTCTTCCCACAGGGTTAAGATTGTTATCCAAAATCACACAAGCATTATCGTCAAAGCGCACATAGGTACCATCAATGCGTCGATACTCCTTGGTTACACGCACCACTACTGCTTTGCGCACATCACCTTTCTTAATGGGGGTGTTGGGCGTCGTCTCACGGATGGCAACAACAATAATGTCACCAATCGAGGCATAACGGCGCTTGCTTCCACCCAAAACCTTAATACATCTTGCTACTTTCGCTCCCGAGTTGTCGGCAACGGTTAGCTCAGTCAAATTCTG is a window of Entomospira culicis DNA encoding:
- the rplQ gene encoding 50S ribosomal protein L17 encodes the protein MNNKTGFNRLGRNASHRRALLKNLATSLIKHGQIETTQAKAKELRSVVEKLVTRARVDSVHNRRVVAKFITDKEVAKKLFTEVAVQYVGRPGGYTRIVKTGQRRGDASPMAIIAFVEPNSSAPAKKEATVS
- a CDS encoding DNA-directed RNA polymerase subunit alpha — its product is MARKNLLQGIKRPKGLDFEHLEDHQDSGRFIAYPFEPGYGQTIGNSLRRVLLSSIQGYAVVAVRITNLEDDGSSHVITSEFEMIPHVIEDTPVFIQNLKQLQLKLPDDIETLTVAVVKQGEGSFMASDLAIEGIEVMNPDHLLCTLAEGAHLEFEIQVNLGRGYVPAEENAQDINVIGALAVDSIFSPVQKVAITVEDYRVGHRADYDKLILDIKTNGIIRPSDALAEAAKIMKDHLSIFINFDESSVAEVEEIDEDEFLLREYLETPVEQLELSVRSSNCLKNAEIRTLKDLVSRSEDEIAKTRNFGKKSLLEIKDKLREWDLSFGMVDFKNVKQRLRQGKTQDSEGK
- the rpsK gene encoding 30S ribosomal protein S11, which gives rise to MAKAKREKKSIYEGKVFVQVTFNNTIITITDMKGATISWCSAGQLGFRGAKKSTPFAAQSCVENAATKAKDIAGLQEVHVFVKGPGVGRESAVRSLGALGLKVKSISDVTPIPHNGCRPQKARRI
- the rpsM gene encoding 30S ribosomal protein S13; translated protein: MARIAGIDLPNKHTDIALTYIYGIGRTTAREICQKSGIDGSVKINELSAEDINKLRLLIENEYKVEGRLRSEVALNIKRLMDIGCYRGLRHRKGLPVRGQRTRTNARTRKGKKKTVAKKKK
- the rpmJ gene encoding 50S ribosomal protein L36, with the protein product MKVRVSVKPMCDKCKVIKRFGVIRIICENPKHKQKQG
- the secY gene encoding preprotein translocase subunit SecY; the protein is MAKSSIVDIFKVRELRSRILYTLILLLIFRIGTVIPIPGINVAVIQERIAASRAAASGGGMGFSDFLDFFSGGAFSNFSVLMLGIMPYISAQIILQIALLVFPTFKRAVEEDGGKRKFQKYTRWLTILVSFVQGAVTAQGAFAIEGAIVPQLSSAGFFVIAMVSITAGTMFLVWLGEQITQKGVGNGISLIIFVGIVAQMPGAVWELISGVRSGNINVIAALVSMLMFVGIIVFVIFEQQGERRIPVNYAKRIVGRQMVQAQNTYIPFKLNPSGVIPIIFASSILTFFIQILQPLAIGNDTMASALNALRINGPLYNTLYAIFIMFFAYFYTQVSLNPIEVARQIREHGGSIPGVRSEQMERYLKDVLNYIIVPGALFLVVIALLPTLLNNWMGLPDSVAHLMGGTSLLILVGVDLDLMNQIESHLRMHRHDGLTVKGRIQSRNL
- the rplO gene encoding 50S ribosomal protein L15 yields the protein MSMQIVPPRGAVHSRKRLGRGQGSGLGTTSGKGHKGQKARSGGSGGPYIGFEGGQVPLYRRLATRGFTNSRFATKYIGVNLFLIEKAYESGEEVTLETLRAKRLIKKSEELVKILAKGELSKSLTFSTVKISEQAKSKIEKAGGKVL
- the rpmD gene encoding 50S ribosomal protein L30; this encodes MEKKLSIKLVRSPLGRLPKQRATVKALGLRKMHSVVELPANDAVKGMVAKVAHLVQVEEI
- the rpsE gene encoding 30S ribosomal protein S5, producing the protein MSMRNDKREREEKEFSEKVVTLNRVAKVVKGGRRFSFSALVVVGDGKGRVGYGFGKANDVSEAIRKSVEHAKRNLRVIPMRNNTIPHEVIGRFKSSNVIMKPAAPGTGIIAGGSVRMVMEAAGVHDVLSKRLGSKNSINIVKAVFAAFDDTMDIRKVSAARGKSIKDFWG
- the rplR gene encoding 50S ribosomal protein L18; the protein is MNKVERKIKAREGRKVHIRKRVVGSVERPRVCVYKSNMRLYVQAIDDVAGHTLVAASTLEKELKDAKPNIAGGEKLGAVMGERLKSKGISKVVFDRNGYKYHGVVKALADAIRKAGLEF
- the rplF gene encoding 50S ribosomal protein L6, translating into MSRVGKKEIPLPKGVTVSVEGNTLRVKGAKGELTQTFRDDVSFNISADKVEVVKVKSGKDSSAMHGLYRALLANMVKGVSDGFVKTLIISGTGYRAEVKGTSVFLNLGYSTQIEYVVPEGVSVVAEMPTKLNVSGIDKAAVGQVAAEIRGIRKPGTYSDKGIRYSDEIVKRKVGKTGVK
- the rpsH gene encoding 30S ribosomal protein S8, giving the protein MSVSDPLADMLTKIRNASRVRHEKVDISLSRLKLEVVKILKNEGYIKNFKKITVDEKNVIRVFLKYDDKQQPVIRGVESISTPGRRIYSGYEKMPRVFNGFGSLIVSTSKGVITGKKAVDAQVGGELLCKVW
- a CDS encoding type Z 30S ribosomal protein S14, whose protein sequence is MAKKSLIIKSQREPKFSTRAYNRCNVCGRPRGYMRKFDMCRICFRELASSGMIPGVTKSSW
- the rplE gene encoding 50S ribosomal protein L5, whose protein sequence is MAKKSDGKYVPRLKTMYQEKILPDLMKELSYKNVMQVPKIEKIVISMGVGGAIGNKKLLDVAVKEITQITGQKAVKTKARKSIANFKLREGMEIGAKVTLRGYHMYEFLDRLVNIALPRVKDFRGVSAKAFDGRGNYSLGIKEQIIFPEINFDEIEAVTGMNIAVITSAQSDSEARSLLSGFGMPFAK
- the rplX gene encoding 50S ribosomal protein L24, which codes for MSKIKLRKGDTVEVIAGKDKNKSGKILKIDRTKMRVVVEGVGIMKKTQKSRQEGEQGSIIEVEAPIAISNVLLKCGKCARGVRVGIKVEGEKKTRVCKKCGEAI
- the rplN gene encoding 50S ribosomal protein L14 yields the protein MIQNLTELTVADNSGAKVARCIKVLGGSKRRYASIGDIIVVAIRETTPNTPIKKGDVRKAVVVRVTKEYRRIDGTYVRFDDNACVILDNNLNPVGRRIFGPVARELREDANFMKIISLAPEVV